The following coding sequences lie in one Homalodisca vitripennis isolate AUS2020 chromosome X, UT_GWSS_2.1, whole genome shotgun sequence genomic window:
- the LOC124368491 gene encoding uncharacterized protein LOC124368491, producing the protein MEEVLEIVSGDQGAQEQMRKVIELYEKTVHEHKAEVVDQKTRFKAIRDKLMEELTSINDKADETITLCDNIDNKLEYCNVVFKGLGENIAALEQSKEQHLKALAATTSNRKIITQHGNEQMKKARDDLENIREKNSEEVLQLVAALKFTEVSVHTLENALEKKLIENYMLLDKFERLYLMVHNLDRETLDSIDI; encoded by the exons ATGGAGGAGGTGTTGGAGATCGTGAGCGGTGATCAAGGTGCTCAGGAGCAGATGAG AAAGGTCATCGAGTTGTATGAAAAAACAGTGCATGAGCATAAAGCTGAAGTTGTGGATCAAAAAACACGGTTCAAAGCTATCAGAGATAAACTGATGGAAGAACTGACCTCGATAAATGACAAAGCAGATGAGACAATCACTTTGTGTGACAACATtgacaa TAAGCTGGAATACTGCAATGTAGTATTCAAAGGACTTGGAGAAAATATTGCTGCGTTGGAACAGAGCAAGGAACAACACTTGAAGGCACTGGCTGCGACAACATCAAATCGCAAGATCATAACACAACATGGAAATGAACAAATGAAAAA AGCCCGTGATGATCTAGAAAACATCCGAGAAAAGAACAGCGAGGAAGTCCTACAGCTTGTTGCAGCCCTCAAATTCACTGAGGTGTCGGTGCACACTCTGGAAAATGCACTCGAAAAAAAATTGATAGAGAACTATATGCTGCTTGACAAGTTCGAACGATTGTATCTCATGGTCCATAATCTGGACAGAGAAACTCTTGACAGCATCGATATATAG